One window of Leptotrichia trevisanii DSM 22070 genomic DNA carries:
- the recJ gene encoding single-stranded-DNA-specific exonuclease RecJ yields the protein MKWELKSYNEDYLTSKSSEFGESRLISRLLLNREINTKEKVSKFLNSDKGDIHNPFLFENMEKVVERIKKAGRNKEKIVIYGDYDVDGISGVAYLVIMLRKLGLNVDYYIPNRVHEGIGINKNLLNFLKKRDAKLFITVDISINNREEILMLKNSGIDIIITDHHRQIGVLEDKEQEKELGILTINPKTSETYPNKSLSGSGVAFKLADAVYERYGVNKKILYDYMDIIMIGTVADVVPMTDENRFIIKKGLNNLKKTKIKGLKYIINYLKINPRNITTSDIGFFIAPIFNALGRIDNSKIVVNFFIQEDDFKLFSIIEEMKRANKIRRYLENEIYNELEEKIQRLERPKYIFMKSRKWHSGVIGVVCSRISIKYNIPVILISIKNGYGKASCRSIEGINIFDILKSVSDKLERFGGHDLAAGFLISEKYLGEIEKHLRQRLAKKNRENVQKTLHVDAWLNIEHLNKRKLHEINRLSPFGLDNQEPNFMDSDINFLNLTRFGINNRHFKGFVRKNNRIISVIGYNLGHKLKTNNFYKKKFKMVYTPIFKSVHSDLFIELKIKDFK from the coding sequence ATGAAATGGGAATTAAAAAGCTATAATGAAGATTATTTGACATCAAAAAGTTCTGAATTTGGTGAAAGCAGGTTAATTTCAAGATTGCTTTTAAATCGGGAAATTAATACGAAGGAAAAAGTTTCTAAATTTTTAAATTCAGACAAGGGGGACATACATAATCCATTTTTGTTTGAAAATATGGAAAAAGTCGTAGAAAGAATAAAAAAAGCTGGAAGAAATAAAGAAAAAATTGTAATTTATGGAGATTATGACGTTGACGGTATTTCTGGAGTGGCATATCTGGTAATAATGCTTCGAAAATTGGGGCTTAATGTCGATTATTACATTCCAAATCGTGTTCACGAGGGAATAGGTATAAATAAAAATCTTTTGAATTTTCTGAAAAAACGGGATGCAAAATTGTTTATAACAGTTGATATTTCAATAAATAACCGTGAAGAGATATTAATGTTAAAAAATAGTGGCATTGACATAATTATAACGGATCATCATAGACAGATTGGGGTGCTGGAGGATAAGGAGCAGGAAAAAGAATTAGGCATTCTTACAATAAATCCAAAGACTAGTGAGACTTATCCTAATAAATCCCTGTCAGGCTCAGGAGTTGCCTTTAAACTCGCTGATGCTGTCTATGAAAGATATGGTGTAAATAAAAAAATACTGTATGATTATATGGATATTATAATGATTGGGACAGTTGCAGATGTTGTGCCAATGACGGATGAAAACAGGTTTATCATAAAAAAAGGGTTAAATAACCTAAAAAAAACCAAAATAAAAGGTTTGAAGTATATCATTAACTATTTGAAGATAAATCCTAGAAATATAACAACCAGTGATATTGGATTTTTCATTGCACCAATTTTTAATGCACTTGGAAGAATTGATAATTCAAAAATTGTTGTAAATTTCTTTATTCAGGAAGATGACTTTAAACTTTTCTCGATTATTGAGGAAATGAAGCGAGCTAATAAAATCAGACGTTATTTGGAAAATGAGATTTATAATGAGCTGGAAGAAAAAATACAGCGACTAGAACGTCCAAAATATATTTTTATGAAAAGCAGGAAATGGCATTCTGGCGTAATAGGTGTAGTATGTTCAAGAATCTCAATAAAATACAATATTCCAGTAATTCTTATTTCAATAAAAAACGGATATGGAAAGGCATCGTGTAGAAGTATCGAAGGAATTAACATTTTTGATATTTTAAAAAGTGTGTCAGATAAATTGGAGCGATTTGGAGGACATGACTTGGCGGCAGGATTTCTTATTTCGGAAAAATATTTAGGCGAAATTGAAAAACATTTGCGGCAAAGGCTTGCTAAAAAGAACAGGGAAAATGTGCAAAAAACTTTACATGTAGATGCATGGCTGAATATCGAGCATTTAAACAAAAGAAAATTACATGAGATAAATAGGCTATCACCTTTTGGGCTGGATAATCAGGAACCAAACTTTATGGATTCAGACATTAATTTTCTGAATTTAACGAGATTCGGGATAAATAATCGGCATTTTAAGGGATTTGTCAGAAAGAATAACCGTATTATTTCGGTAATTGGATATAATTTAGGACATAAATTGAAGACAAATAATTTTTATAAGAAAAAGTTTAAAATGGTTTATACACCGATATTTAAATCTGTTCATTCGGATTTATTTATCGAACTGAAAATAAAGGATTTTAAATAA
- the rbfA gene encoding 30S ribosome-binding factor RbfA, giving the protein MNDRRKRGLEKEISRIIGMTLLTDIKNDKIKNLVSIHKVELTKDGRYLDLTFSILDLKDNINKEKIAEDLNKLKGFFRKKIGSQLSIRFVPEVRIHLDDSVEYGVKIASILNEIKKENDNIE; this is encoded by the coding sequence ATGAATGACAGAAGAAAAAGAGGACTGGAGAAGGAAATATCAAGAATTATCGGAATGACGCTTTTGACAGATATAAAAAATGATAAAATAAAAAATCTTGTGTCAATTCACAAGGTTGAGCTGACAAAAGATGGGCGATACCTTGATTTAACCTTCTCGATATTGGATTTGAAAGATAATATAAACAAGGAAAAAATCGCTGAAGATTTGAATAAATTAAAAGGTTTTTTTAGAAAAAAAATTGGTTCACAGCTGTCGATAAGATTTGTTCCAGAAGTAAGGATTCATCTGGATGACAGCGTTGAATATGGTGTGAAAATTGCTTCGATATTGAATGAAATAAAAAAGGAAAACGACAATATCGAATAA
- the infB gene encoding translation initiation factor IF-2, whose product MKVHELAKENGFTATKFMEEIRKFGIDKKHHMNVLSDEEVSLIRKKLQKGVQNNQNNGKTENLNKSENKTTESTKENIVKMVSSHSDSQKNNNAEHSKISEHKNINKNYEKPKQPLEKDIKLNVEKKSDNSNINKSNLNNTKNLDNNKNQKFEKPNRFDKKENNKKMEMKVNLSSQNNKANELNREKQSFQNRDSRDSKDNRENGGRNFQNRDNRNREDRKEGFRKEGRDNFRRDNRNFNKDGNNQARDSRDNRGFQNRDRDNQSGGRNFRDRQDNRGFSDRGGFNKDRDDFRKDSRNFSNAKKETSSEIPAATVAEKGKAGGKGKGKFDKKKYEKNRRDREQQEKELRSDFRKDDKKKKKNKKQEKVVKDEIVRIEGESIGMITIGEEIVIKDLAEKLGINVSDIIKKFFMEGKLLTANAILSFEEAEEVALEYEVIVEKEVIEEISYGEKYQLEQEDTADELVTRAPVITIMGHVDHGKTSLLDALRHTNVMSDEAGGITQKIGAYQVNWKGQRITFIDTPGHEAFTEMRARGANITDISILIVAADDGVKPQTVEAISHAKEAGVPIIVAINKIDKPGADPMKVRTELTEYGLMSPEWGGTTEFVEISAKQKINLEELLETILITAELQELKANPNKRPKAVVVESRLDPKMGAVADVLVQEGTLKIGDVFVAGESHGRVRSMLDDRGKKISKAIVSQPVEIIGFNVVPNAGDILYGVESDKQAKKIVEDFIRERKVNEQNKKKHISLESLSQELEEQELKELKCIIRADSRGSVEALRESLEKLNTEKVVINVIQGSAGAVTEGDVKLAEASNAIIIAFNVRPTTPARIIAEKTGVEIRNYNVIYHATEEIEKAMKGMLDPEYKEVYYGRIEVKQVFKVSNVGNVAGASVVDGKVTKDSKIRVIRDGIIIFNGELGSLKRFKDDVKEVVTGQECGIGIQDFNDIKAGDIIESYIMEEIPR is encoded by the coding sequence ATGAAAGTGCATGAATTAGCAAAGGAAAATGGTTTTACGGCAACTAAGTTTATGGAGGAAATCAGAAAATTTGGGATAGATAAAAAACATCATATGAATGTACTAAGTGATGAAGAAGTAAGCCTTATAAGGAAAAAACTTCAAAAGGGAGTCCAAAATAATCAAAATAACGGTAAAACAGAAAATCTGAATAAAAGTGAAAATAAAACAACAGAAAGTACAAAAGAAAATATTGTAAAAATGGTAAGTAGCCATTCAGACAGTCAAAAAAACAATAATGCTGAACACAGTAAAATTAGTGAGCATAAAAACATTAATAAAAATTATGAAAAACCAAAACAGCCATTGGAAAAAGATATTAAACTAAATGTAGAAAAAAAATCAGATAACAGTAATATTAATAAGAGTAATCTGAATAATACAAAAAATTTAGATAATAATAAAAATCAAAAATTTGAAAAACCAAATAGATTTGATAAAAAAGAAAATAATAAGAAAATGGAGATGAAAGTTAATTTGAGTAGCCAAAATAATAAAGCGAATGAATTAAATAGGGAAAAGCAAAGTTTTCAAAATAGAGATAGCCGAGATAGTAAAGATAACAGAGAAAACGGTGGAAGAAATTTTCAAAATAGAGATAATCGAAATAGGGAAGACAGAAAAGAAGGCTTTAGAAAAGAAGGAAGAGATAACTTTAGAAGAGATAATCGAAACTTTAATAAAGATGGAAACAATCAGGCAAGAGATAGTCGTGATAACAGAGGTTTTCAAAATCGAGACAGAGATAACCAAAGTGGCGGAAGAAATTTTAGAGATAGACAGGATAATAGAGGATTTTCTGATAGAGGTGGATTTAATAAGGACAGAGATGACTTTAGAAAAGACAGTCGAAACTTTTCTAATGCCAAAAAGGAAACATCATCTGAAATTCCAGCAGCGACAGTGGCTGAAAAAGGAAAAGCAGGTGGAAAGGGAAAAGGAAAATTCGATAAGAAAAAATACGAGAAAAACAGAAGAGATAGGGAACAGCAGGAAAAAGAACTTCGTTCTGACTTTAGAAAAGATGACAAAAAGAAAAAGAAAAATAAGAAACAGGAAAAAGTTGTCAAGGATGAAATTGTCAGAATTGAAGGAGAGAGCATAGGAATGATAACAATTGGAGAAGAAATTGTTATTAAGGACTTGGCCGAAAAACTGGGAATCAATGTTTCTGATATAATCAAAAAATTCTTTATGGAAGGAAAACTGCTTACTGCAAACGCTATTTTATCATTCGAGGAAGCCGAGGAAGTAGCACTTGAATATGAAGTAATCGTAGAAAAGGAAGTAATAGAGGAAATCAGTTATGGTGAAAAATATCAGCTTGAACAGGAAGACACAGCCGATGAACTTGTAACTAGAGCACCAGTTATTACGATAATGGGACACGTCGATCATGGTAAAACTTCATTGCTGGATGCGCTTAGACATACAAACGTAATGAGCGACGAAGCTGGAGGAATTACACAAAAAATCGGGGCTTACCAAGTAAACTGGAAAGGACAGAGAATTACATTTATTGATACTCCAGGGCATGAGGCGTTTACTGAAATGAGGGCAAGAGGTGCGAATATTACTGATATTTCGATTCTGATTGTAGCAGCTGATGACGGGGTAAAACCTCAGACTGTGGAAGCAATTTCGCATGCTAAAGAGGCTGGTGTGCCAATAATTGTTGCAATTAACAAAATTGACAAGCCAGGTGCGGATCCTATGAAAGTTAGAACTGAATTGACTGAATATGGTCTGATGTCACCTGAATGGGGAGGAACTACTGAATTTGTTGAAATTTCTGCAAAACAGAAAATTAATCTGGAAGAGCTTCTTGAAACAATATTAATTACAGCGGAACTTCAAGAATTGAAGGCTAATCCAAACAAACGTCCAAAAGCGGTTGTTGTGGAATCAAGACTGGATCCGAAAATGGGAGCAGTTGCTGATGTGCTTGTGCAGGAAGGAACGCTTAAAATAGGAGATGTGTTTGTAGCAGGGGAATCTCATGGGAGAGTCCGTTCAATGCTTGATGACAGAGGTAAAAAGATAAGCAAGGCTATCGTTTCACAGCCAGTTGAAATTATAGGATTTAATGTCGTGCCGAATGCAGGGGATATTTTGTACGGCGTAGAAAGCGATAAACAGGCTAAGAAAATTGTTGAGGACTTTATCAGGGAAAGAAAAGTAAATGAGCAGAACAAGAAAAAACATATTTCACTGGAAAGTTTATCTCAAGAGCTGGAAGAGCAGGAATTAAAAGAATTGAAATGCATCATAAGGGCCGATTCAAGAGGTTCTGTTGAGGCGCTTAGGGAATCGCTTGAAAAACTTAATACTGAAAAAGTTGTGATTAATGTAATTCAGGGAAGTGCAGGAGCTGTAACGGAAGGGGACGTAAAACTTGCAGAAGCATCGAATGCAATTATAATCGCATTTAACGTGCGTCCAACGACACCAGCCAGAATCATTGCTGAAAAAACGGGAGTGGAAATTAGAAACTATAACGTGATCTACCACGCAACTGAGGAAATTGAAAAAGCGATGAAAGGAATGCTTGATCCAGAATACAAGGAAGTTTACTACGGAAGAATCGAAGTTAAGCAAGTATTCAAGGTATCAAACGTTGGGAATGTCGCTGGAGCTAGCGTTGTTGACGGAAAAGTTACAAAAGACTCGAAAATTCGTGTGATTCGTGATGGAATTATTATTTTTAACGGTGAATTAGGTTCATTGAAACGATTTAAGGATGATGTTAAGGAAGTTGTAACGGGACAGGAATGTGGAATTGGTATTCAGGACTTTAATGATATTAAAGCCGGGGATATCATTGAATCATACATTATGGAAGAAATCCCAAGATAA
- a CDS encoding DUF448 domain-containing protein, with the protein MDTLGKEKREINKPERMCICCRKKGEKSDFLRIAEQDGKYVFDKEMKMQARGFYVCKMNECIERLSKHKKYNIEMEQLVQMLEEVKKQKKNIINILKPMKNSEYFVFGIDEVFEGIKREKIKLVIIPADIKAKYIDEFEKLKKNFNFEIIFIKKKEELIRLFSRDVNVIGIFNKKVIKGILSKVEVMNG; encoded by the coding sequence TTGGATACATTGGGAAAAGAAAAAAGAGAAATTAACAAACCTGAGAGAATGTGCATTTGTTGTAGAAAAAAAGGTGAAAAATCGGATTTTTTAAGGATAGCCGAACAAGACGGGAAATATGTTTTTGATAAGGAAATGAAGATGCAGGCAAGAGGATTTTATGTCTGTAAAATGAATGAATGTATTGAGAGGCTTTCAAAACATAAGAAATATAATATTGAAATGGAACAGCTTGTGCAAATGCTGGAAGAGGTAAAAAAACAAAAAAAAAATATAATTAATATTTTAAAGCCAATGAAAAATTCTGAATATTTTGTTTTTGGAATAGATGAAGTTTTTGAGGGAATAAAGCGTGAAAAGATAAAACTTGTGATTATTCCAGCGGATATAAAGGCAAAATATATTGATGAATTTGAAAAATTGAAGAAAAATTTTAATTTTGAAATTATATTCATTAAAAAGAAGGAAGAATTAATAAGGCTTTTTTCAAGAGATGTGAATGTTATAGGTATTTTTAATAAAAAAGTAATAAAAGGAATATTAAGCAAAGTGGAGGTGATGAATGGATGA
- the nusA gene encoding transcription termination factor NusA encodes MKGRDQKIFLEALDELEKEKGILKEELLETIETALLAAYKKNYGEKDNVKVTINRNSGDVKVYSQRLIVENVENPDEEISLEDAISVKKRAKLGDILDLEINAESFKRNAIQNAKQIVVQKVRECEKRNIFNKFKEIENSIVSANVRKTDEKGNLYVDINGLEAIVPAKELSPVDIFRQGDRIKIYIGAVEESTKFTKTFVSRKSEELLRGLLELEVPEIYEEIIEIRNIAREAGSRSKVAVYSNDKNLDVKGACIGRNGMRIQNIIDELCGEKIDVVLWNEDITEFVKNALNPAEVLSVEIIEEGEENMKVARVLVAENQLSLAIGKKGQNSRLAARLCGVKIDIHTEAAEIEKYEENTAFNDSFEDEIENVGETSDSNDDYEVEESAFAGLHEEE; translated from the coding sequence ATGAAAGGGCGAGATCAAAAAATATTTTTGGAAGCACTTGATGAACTTGAAAAAGAAAAGGGAATTTTAAAGGAAGAATTGCTGGAAACAATAGAAACTGCATTGCTTGCGGCGTATAAAAAAAATTATGGTGAAAAGGACAATGTAAAGGTAACGATTAATAGAAACAGCGGAGATGTAAAGGTTTATTCACAAAGGCTGATTGTGGAAAATGTGGAAAATCCTGATGAGGAAATTAGCCTGGAAGATGCAATTTCTGTGAAAAAACGTGCTAAGCTGGGAGATATTCTGGATTTGGAAATTAATGCAGAAAGTTTTAAGAGAAATGCGATTCAGAATGCAAAGCAGATTGTTGTGCAAAAGGTTAGGGAATGTGAAAAAAGAAATATTTTTAACAAATTTAAGGAAATTGAAAATTCAATTGTTTCTGCAAATGTTAGAAAGACTGATGAAAAAGGGAATCTGTATGTGGATATAAACGGACTTGAAGCAATTGTGCCGGCAAAGGAATTATCGCCAGTAGACATATTCAGACAAGGGGATAGAATTAAAATTTATATCGGTGCTGTGGAAGAGTCTACAAAATTTACAAAGACTTTTGTTTCAAGAAAATCTGAGGAACTGCTTCGAGGACTGCTTGAACTGGAAGTACCTGAAATTTATGAGGAAATAATTGAAATCAGAAATATTGCAAGGGAAGCAGGAAGCCGTTCTAAAGTGGCTGTTTACTCAAATGACAAAAATCTGGATGTAAAAGGGGCGTGCATTGGGCGTAATGGTATGAGAATCCAAAATATCATTGATGAACTTTGCGGGGAAAAAATTGATGTTGTGCTCTGGAATGAGGATATAACGGAATTTGTAAAAAATGCCTTGAATCCTGCGGAAGTTCTGTCGGTGGAAATCATCGAGGAAGGTGAAGAAAATATGAAAGTTGCAAGAGTGCTTGTAGCAGAAAATCAATTATCACTTGCAATCGGTAAGAAAGGGCAAAATTCGAGGCTTGCGGCAAGATTGTGCGGTGTGAAAATTGATATTCATACAGAAGCTGCTGAAATTGAAAAATATGAAGAAAATACAGCTTTTAACGATTCGTTTGAAGATGAAATTGAAAATGTTGGAGAAACTTCTGATTCAAATGATGATTATGAAGTTGAGGAAAGTGCATTTGCTGGGCTTCATGAAGAAGAATAA
- the rimP gene encoding ribosome maturation factor RimP, with protein MEQILDEFEKKIEPYLKEMNLELADLEYVRDGGYNYLRVYVEKMDGTTTLDDCIDFSREIDGIADEMIQEKFFLEVSTPGIERRLRKPKDFVRFLGERINVQTKSNIEGAKRFLGKLEKFEDNTIFLLDDKLAKIVEIPLSKLKKANLIYELPNGILNSEEE; from the coding sequence ATGGAACAGATTTTAGATGAGTTTGAGAAGAAAATCGAACCGTATTTAAAGGAAATGAATCTGGAATTGGCAGATTTGGAATATGTGAGGGATGGGGGATATAATTATTTGAGGGTGTATGTGGAGAAAATGGATGGAACTACGACACTTGATGATTGTATTGATTTTAGCCGTGAGATTGATGGGATTGCGGATGAGATGATTCAGGAGAAGTTTTTTCTGGAGGTTTCGACACCAGGGATTGAGCGTAGATTGAGAAAGCCTAAGGATTTTGTGAGATTTTTGGGAGAGAGGATTAATGTTCAAACTAAAAGTAATATTGAAGGGGCGAAGAGATTTTTAGGAAAATTGGAAAAATTTGAAGATAATACAATTTTTCTTTTAGACGATAAATTGGCAAAAATAGTGGAAATACCACTTTCTAAATTAAAAAAGGCAAATTTAATATATGAATTGCCAAATGGCATATTAAATAGTGAGGAGGAATGA